The Blochmannia endosymbiont of Camponotus sp. genomic interval TCTGAACTAAGCATCAATAATCGTAAAGAATTATCCCGGCTACGCATAGAATTGATTAAAAAAAAATACAATTATATAAACAATGAAGCACGTATACTAAGACACCAGTTAAATTGTTTATATCAAAAAGAAAAAAACCAATCCATTGATTATACCAAAAAAACACTATCAGAACATAGTAACACATTACCAAAATCCATCGAAAAACAATTACAAGTCAATCGTGACCTATTAATTATTTTAAATCAACAAACGCACCGCATGAACAACATCGAGTCGAAAAAGCAAGAAGTTGCATCATGTATATTACAAGTACGCCAGACCTTCAACAACTTAATTGAACAAGCACAATGGGTAGATACATCTTCAGTTCTTAAAGAAACGCTGCGTTCTCAAGTCTCTAAGTTACCAGAAACACCTAAATCTCGACAACTAGATCATGATATGGCTCAACTAAGAAATAAACGTCTACAATATGAAAATCAATTGAATAAAATAATACCACTATCATCGCAAATTAAACAAGACGACGGCACACCGCTAACAACTCCTCACAAACATATTTTGGAGACGCAACTCACCATACAACGTAACCTTATCACTGCATTATTAAATAGTTTTGATGCACAAATCTTAGAATTAACAAAATTAAAAGCTGCTCATAGACAGCTTAAAGAAGCGCTACAAGATGTACAAAAAGCTACACATCGCCATTTATTTTGGATTGCTGATTTTCATCCAATTACTATATCTTATCCTGTAAACGTTTATCAAGATTTGTACAAACTATTAACTTTAGATGAATTTAATTACCAAATAATATCTTCGTTAAATAGGATCTTTACTACTCGAAAAACACTGATACTAATAATATCATGTATTATAATATCAGCTGGATTGTATTGTGCTATACATCATCATTATCAAGTATTTTTAGAGCAATCCAGTAAAAAAATAGGAAAAGTAAATCAAGATACTTTCTTACTCACTTTCTATAATATATGGTACTCAATGTTGATAGCTTTACCAATCCCGATATTATGGGCAGTCGTAGGGTATAGTTTAAATCATGATTGGTTGTATCCTATTTCTGTTGCAATTAATGACGGAATTAAAGTTACAACTTTTATACTATGGGCATCCATAGTAGGAGCTTATTTCTCGTCCTCAAAAGGATTATTTATTGCTCATTTTGGTTGGTCTAAAAAAAGAGTTCAACAAGTTTTTTCGCATCATTATACCTGGGCTGTTGGAACAATTGTTTTTTTAATAATGATGCTAACTATATTTAATAATTATAACGACAGAGAGTTTTCCAATACTTTAGGTCGTTTATGTTTTATTCTATTATGCATTTATTTAACTTTTATTACCAATAACCTAAAACGTTCTGGATTGCCTTTATATTTAAACAAACATGATTCTTCCGACAATATCATTAATCATGGTTTATGGAATATAATAATATGCGCACCAGTAATAGCAGCAATCTCTTGCATGTTAGGCTATTTGTTTATCGCCCAAGAATTATTAGCACGACTGGAAACATCGTTATTCATTTGGATTATATCGTTAATCGTATACCATATAATTCGTAGGTGGACATCGATCCAACGGCGTCGTATTGCTTTTGAACGCGCCAAACAAAAACGAACTCTACAATTAACTCTAAGAATGCACAATGAATCTAATTCTACTCAACTACTACAAACTAACAAATTGGTATCTAATGATGAAAAAACTAGTAAGATTTTAGATTTAGATACCATTAGCACACAATCATTGCAATTGATACGATCTATTATTACTATTATTGCCCTATTATTAATGACTTTATTATGGTCTGAACTACATTCTTCATTTTCTTTTTTAGAAAACATTACATTATGGGATGTGACCTCTACTATAAAGGGGGTAGATAACATTCAACCTATAACATTAAATTCATTTCTTATTGCTGTTCTAGTAATTGTTATTACCAAAAAAACAGTGAAAAATTTACCAGCATTTTTAGAACTTACCGTTTTACAACATTTAGACCTCACACCAGGCACAGGATATGCTATTACCACGCTAATTAAGTATATATTGATGTTCCTTGGTGGAATAATAGGATGTTCTTTGATAGGCATAGAGTGGACTAAAATACAATGGTTAATAGCAGCATTGGGTGTTGGGTTAGGTTTTGGATTACAAGAAATATTTGCTAATCTCATATCTGGTTTAATGATACTTTTTGAAAAACCAATTCGTATTGGTGACACCGTAACTATTAACAAACTTACCGGTAATATTACTCGCATTAACACTCGTGCAACTATCATTACTGATTGGAATCATAAAGAAATCATTATTCCAAATAAAGAATTTATTACAAAACAATTCATTAATTGGTCCCTATCGGATACATTAACACGAGTAGTACTACGCGTACCTGCTCCTTTGGAAACAGATATGAAAAAAATAGTAAAAGTTTTATTACAAATAGCAAAAAATTCTTCTTTTTCCTTACACACCCCGCCTCCAGAAGTATATTTAGTAGATTTACAACAAGGATTACCTATCTTTGAAATACGAATACATATATCAGATATAAAACTGCGTATGCCTTTATGCCATCAAATGCATATGTTAATTATAGAATATTATCAAAATAATGGAATAAAATTACCATACATACCTTCCTATCTTTTTAATAATCAACTATCTATTAATAATTTTGATTCTAACTACCCGAATACAAATTATTACACAATAACATAAGTATTATTATGTTTTACTTTGCTCGGGATATATATATGCCTAAACGAGTATTAATTTTAATTAATTCCCCCAATTGAATAAAAAATGGAACTTTAACTACAGCGCCAGTGCTGACGGTAGCTAATTTAACGCCAGCCGAGCCAGCGCTATTCTTTTTTATTGGAGTAATTTTTATAATTTTTAACTCTACATAATCAGGAGGAGTTACAAGAATTGGTACTTTATTCCATAGAGTTACTATGTAATGTAATTGAGTTGTAATCCATTTTACGTTCGATCCTATTATTTTTGCAGCAACTGCGATTTCCTCAAAATTCCTTTCATCCATGAAATACCAAAATTCATTATTATGATACACATAAACCAACCTAACCTCCATGATATTAGCTGATTCTAAAAAATCTCCAGACTTGAAAGTCTTCTCTAGGATTTTACCAGAAATTATTTGTCTAAACCTCACACGACTAAAAGCTTGCCCTTTTCCAGGTTTTATGGATTCGCTACTAATGATAACACACGGTTCTTTATTTTGAATGATCTTAAGTCCAGTTTTAAATTCATTAATGCTGTACAATACCATAAAAATTATTCTGAATAAAATCTATAAAAATTAATTAACATTTTACGATAATCACTGAAACAAACAACCCTAATCTAGTTAGATTAGGGTTGTTTGTTTCAGTGATTATCGTAAAATTGATCTCAACTACATCATACCTCCCATATTTCCGCCAGCTCCTGCATTTCCTAAGTCTGGTTTATCTTCTTTAGGTAACTCAGTAACCATACATTCAGTAGTAATCATTAAACCTGCAATAGATGCTGCATATTGTAAAGCAGAACGAGTAACTTTAGTGGGGTCTAAAATTCCTAACTCGATCATATTACCATACTTTTCAGTAGCGGCATTATAACCAGTATTACCTTCTCCCGATCTGACATTATTAGCGATTACTGATGGTTCTTCTCCAGCATTCGCCATAATTTGACGCAAAGGGGCTTCCATTGCACGACGAGCGACCTTAATACCAACATTTTGATCCTCATTATCACCACATAGATTTCTGATGGCGTTAGCTACACGAATTAAAGCAACACCACCACCCGCAACGACACCTTCTTCAACAGCGGCGCGAGTTGCATGTAACGCATCTTCTACGCGCGCTTTCTTTTCTTTCATTTCTACTTCAGTAGCTGCTCCAACTTTAATTACTGCAACTCCACCCGCTAATTTAGCAACACGTTCTTGCAGCTTCTCACGATCATAATCAGAAGTAGCTTCATCACGTTGTTGATTAATTTGTGCTACACGACTATTTATAGCAGACTTATTACCTACTCCGTCAATAATAGTAGTAGCATCTTTGGTGATAACTACGCGCTTAGCTTGCCCCATATCTTCTAATGTTGCCTTTTCCAATTCCAATCCAATTTCTTCAGAAATCACGGTTCCCGCAGTCAACACAGCTATATCTTGTAACATAGCTTTACGTCGATCACCAAAACCTGGTGCCTTTACAGCAGTTACTTTTACTATACCACGCATATTATTTACCACTAAAGTCGCCAAAGCTTCGCCCTCTACATCTTCAGCAATAATAAGCAACGGTTTTCCTGCTTTTGCAACAGATTCTAGTATAGGTAACATTTCTCTAATATTAGAAATCTTTTTGTCTGCTAATAAAATGAAAGGATGCTCTAACTCCACAGTACCGCTTTCAGGTTTATTAACAAAATAAGGAGAAAGATAACCGCGATCAAATTGCATGCCTTCAACTACATCTAACTCATCCTGTAAACCCGATCCTTCTTCTACAGTGATAACTCCCTCTTTCCCCACCTTATCCATTGCTTGAGCAATAAGTTTACCAACAGTTTCATCAGAATTTGCAGAAATAGTACCCACTTGAGCAATAGCCTTAGGATCTGAACAAGGCACAGATAGTTTTTTCAATTCTTCTACTGCTGCAACTACTGCCTTATCGATTCCACGTTTTAAATCCATTGGGTTCATTCCAGCAGCTACAGCTTTTAGTCCTTCATTAACTATAGATTGAGCTAACACGGTAGCAGTAGTAGTTCCATCACCTGCAGAATCATTTGCTTTAGAAGCAACCTCCTTCACCATTTGAGCGCCCATATTTTCAAATTTGTCTTCTAACTCAATTTCTCGTGCCACAGATACTCCATCTTTAGTTATAACCGGCGCCCCGAAGGATTTATCTAATACCACATTTCTACCTTTAGGGCCAAGAGTAACTTTCACTGCGTCAGCCAACACGTTTACTCCGCGCAGCATTTTGACACGCGCATCATTACCAAATTTCACATCTTTAGCTGCCATTTCATTTTCCTTAAAAATTTCAAAGTTCAATTAATAAGTTAGTCGCGAATTATTTCTCAACGATAGCAAGGATATCGCTTTCTGACATAATCAATACTTCTTCATTATCAATTTTCTCCACTTTCACACCATACCCGTCATTGAAAATTACGGTATCACCAATACGTACATCTAAAGCTTTTACCCCCCCGTTTTCCAAAACGCGGCCATGACCAACAGCCAATACTTCTCCACGAGTAGATTTTCCTGCTGCCGATCCAGTCAGTACAATGCCTCCCGCAGACTTCGATTCAACCT includes:
- the mscM gene encoding miniconductance mechanosensitive channel MscM, yielding MITIQKKIIFFKYFFLLTYIITWLLPSVTFSYNFSDEQEIKKYLQYAQKKEHINAHQKAIIDDLQSALHFIFERKCSNIKIQEYQNIINDFSYITLQLYEEYNNTSNIIINIDKNLSENELKQKLFHIDHQLTDLSEQLQREHDHVRSINESLILLPQQQIIAKNILDNLEQRQILYTNANTLIEQAKFAVLQSEQAARQLKVAELKLSELSINNRKELSRLRIELIKKKYNYINNEARILRHQLNCLYQKEKNQSIDYTKKTLSEHSNTLPKSIEKQLQVNRDLLIILNQQTHRMNNIESKKQEVASCILQVRQTFNNLIEQAQWVDTSSVLKETLRSQVSKLPETPKSRQLDHDMAQLRNKRLQYENQLNKIIPLSSQIKQDDGTPLTTPHKHILETQLTIQRNLITALLNSFDAQILELTKLKAAHRQLKEALQDVQKATHRHLFWIADFHPITISYPVNVYQDLYKLLTLDEFNYQIISSLNRIFTTRKTLILIISCIIISAGLYCAIHHHYQVFLEQSSKKIGKVNQDTFLLTFYNIWYSMLIALPIPILWAVVGYSLNHDWLYPISVAINDGIKVTTFILWASIVGAYFSSSKGLFIAHFGWSKKRVQQVFSHHYTWAVGTIVFLIMMLTIFNNYNDREFSNTLGRLCFILLCIYLTFITNNLKRSGLPLYLNKHDSSDNIINHGLWNIIICAPVIAAISCMLGYLFIAQELLARLETSLFIWIISLIVYHIIRRWTSIQRRRIAFERAKQKRTLQLTLRMHNESNSTQLLQTNKLVSNDEKTSKILDLDTISTQSLQLIRSIITIIALLLMTLLWSELHSSFSFLENITLWDVTSTIKGVDNIQPITLNSFLIAVLVIVITKKTVKNLPAFLELTVLQHLDLTPGTGYAITTLIKYILMFLGGIIGCSLIGIEWTKIQWLIAALGVGLGFGLQEIFANLISGLMILFEKPIRIGDTVTINKLTGNITRINTRATIITDWNHKEIIIPNKEFITKQFINWSLSDTLTRVVLRVPAPLETDMKKIVKVLLQIAKNSSFSLHTPPPEVYLVDLQQGLPIFEIRIHISDIKLRMPLCHQMHMLIIEYYQNNGIKLPYIPSYLFNNQLSINNFDSNYPNTNYYTIT
- the efp gene encoding elongation factor P; this encodes MVLYSINEFKTGLKIIQNKEPCVIISSESIKPGKGQAFSRVRFRQIISGKILEKTFKSGDFLESANIMEVRLVYVYHNNEFWYFMDERNFEEIAVAAKIIGSNVKWITTQLHYIVTLWNKVPILVTPPDYVELKIIKITPIKKNSAGSAGVKLATVSTGAVVKVPFFIQLGELIKINTRLGIYISRAK
- a CDS encoding co-chaperone GroES — encoded protein: MKIRPLHDRVIVKRKEVESKSAGGIVLTGSAAGKSTRGEVLAVGHGRVLENGGVKALDVRIGDTVIFNDGYGVKVEKIDNEEVLIMSESDILAIVEK
- the groL gene encoding chaperonin GroEL (60 kDa chaperone family; promotes refolding of misfolded polypeptides especially under stressful conditions; forms two stacked rings of heptamers to form a barrel-shaped 14mer; ends can be capped by GroES; misfolded proteins enter the barrel where they are refolded when GroES binds), producing MAAKDVKFGNDARVKMLRGVNVLADAVKVTLGPKGRNVVLDKSFGAPVITKDGVSVAREIELEDKFENMGAQMVKEVASKANDSAGDGTTTATVLAQSIVNEGLKAVAAGMNPMDLKRGIDKAVVAAVEELKKLSVPCSDPKAIAQVGTISANSDETVGKLIAQAMDKVGKEGVITVEEGSGLQDELDVVEGMQFDRGYLSPYFVNKPESGTVELEHPFILLADKKISNIREMLPILESVAKAGKPLLIIAEDVEGEALATLVVNNMRGIVKVTAVKAPGFGDRRKAMLQDIAVLTAGTVISEEIGLELEKATLEDMGQAKRVVITKDATTIIDGVGNKSAINSRVAQINQQRDEATSDYDREKLQERVAKLAGGVAVIKVGAATEVEMKEKKARVEDALHATRAAVEEGVVAGGGVALIRVANAIRNLCGDNEDQNVGIKVARRAMEAPLRQIMANAGEEPSVIANNVRSGEGNTGYNAATEKYGNMIELGILDPTKVTRSALQYAASIAGLMITTECMVTELPKEDKPDLGNAGAGGNMGGMM